One genomic window of Mogibacterium diversum includes the following:
- the rlmB gene encoding 23S rRNA (guanosine(2251)-2'-O)-methyltransferase RlmB produces the protein MAKSDKKKTGTRGKNRRDAHGVYQRRAERGKAAFIPYDGDPAEEFRSNTERNTGRPKRTSGNAGGYGSSQRNGNSGSYSNSQRDRNSSSRPRDNYKNTYRSSEWDRRGGSFAEEQSAPAANLIAGRNPVIEAIKSGREIEKIYMAAGAEGSVVKIRAMAKDAGIVVDTVPRIVLDRMAPGEKHQGVAAEISAYSYSTFEDIMERAADSDEPPFIMVLDEISDPHNLGAIIRTAECANAHGVIIPKRNACGLTSTVAKTSAGALERMPVARVTNISRTIEELQAQGVWVAAVDMDGKSYYETEGVMKGAIALVIGNEGKGISRLVKEKCDLTISIPMKGSINSLNASNAAAIMMYAVRRSRDC, from the coding sequence ATGGCAAAATCAGATAAAAAGAAAACGGGCACTCGCGGCAAGAACAGACGTGATGCACACGGAGTGTATCAGAGACGCGCGGAGAGAGGAAAAGCAGCGTTCATACCTTATGATGGAGATCCTGCGGAAGAGTTCCGTAGCAATACTGAGCGGAACACAGGAAGACCTAAACGTACTAGCGGTAACGCTGGAGGATACGGTAGTTCACAGCGTAATGGCAACTCAGGGAGTTATAGCAATTCTCAGCGCGACAGAAACTCAAGCAGCCGCCCGCGAGATAACTACAAAAATACATACCGCAGCAGTGAATGGGACAGACGTGGCGGCAGCTTTGCTGAGGAGCAGAGTGCTCCAGCCGCGAATCTGATAGCCGGCCGCAATCCGGTAATCGAAGCAATCAAAAGCGGCCGCGAGATCGAAAAGATTTACATGGCGGCAGGAGCTGAGGGCTCCGTCGTAAAAATCAGAGCTATGGCTAAGGATGCCGGCATAGTGGTGGATACAGTTCCTAGAATAGTGCTTGACAGAATGGCTCCAGGGGAGAAGCATCAGGGAGTGGCAGCAGAGATATCTGCATACTCATATTCAACATTTGAAGATATCATGGAAAGAGCAGCAGACAGTGATGAGCCACCTTTCATCATGGTACTCGACGAGATTTCAGATCCTCATAACCTAGGTGCGATTATCAGAACTGCAGAGTGCGCAAACGCTCATGGCGTTATCATTCCTAAGCGAAATGCCTGCGGACTAACTAGCACCGTTGCAAAGACTTCAGCAGGTGCGTTAGAGCGTATGCCGGTTGCGAGAGTGACCAATATATCTCGGACTATCGAAGAGCTGCAAGCACAGGGCGTGTGGGTAGCAGCAGTGGATATGGATGGAAAATCATATTATGAGACAGAAGGCGTGATGAAAGGTGCGATAGCTCTAGTAATCGGAAATGAAGGAAAAGGTATCAGCAGGCTCGTTAAGGAGAAGTGCGACCTCACGATATCAATTCCGATGAAGGGCAGCATCAACTCTCTAAATGCATCTAATGCAGCAGCTATTATGATGTATGCAGTTAGACGAAGCAGAGACTGTTAG
- the rpmG gene encoding 50S ribosomal protein L33, whose product MRNKITLACTECKQRNYNTTKNKKNNPDRIELRKFCKFCGKETLHKETK is encoded by the coding sequence TTGAGAAACAAGATTACACTAGCATGCACAGAGTGCAAGCAGAGAAACTACAACACAACTAAGAACAAGAAGAACAATCCTGATAGAATTGAGCTTAGAAAGTTCTGTAAGTTCTGCGGTAAGGAAACACTCCACAAGGAGACTAAGTAG
- the secE gene encoding preprotein translocase subunit SecE yields the protein MANNNETISRDGKDTKVENKTSKPEQRKERKGIIGYFTGVKQEMAKVVWPTRAELTKDTVVVFGVCIFFSLLFWGMDTGFLAVLKKLLGITLSK from the coding sequence ATGGCAAACAACAATGAAACCATATCCAGAGATGGCAAGGATACTAAAGTAGAGAATAAGACCAGTAAACCGGAACAGCGCAAGGAGCGTAAGGGCATCATTGGATATTTCACTGGTGTTAAACAGGAGATGGCCAAAGTAGTATGGCCGACGAGAGCGGAACTGACCAAGGACACTGTAGTTGTTTTTGGTGTGTGCATCTTCTTCTCCCTGTTGTTCTGGGGGATGGATACAGGCTTCTTAGCAGTGCTCAAGAAGCTTCTCGGAATTACGCTATCGAAATAG
- the nusG gene encoding transcription termination/antitermination protein NusG yields the protein MTDKTENLNTGGTTLSPLEGEGLRGDGTAKWYVIHTYSGYENKVKTNIEKMVEYRGMQDLILEVTIPTEDRVEIKNGQRKVKTRKLYPGYVVIKMIVNNETWYLVRNTEGVTGFVGHGSDPIPLTKEEVVRMGVEKMRIDLDVETGDTIRIIGGPFEGQMGIVEDISPDKQIVKAKVSMFGRDTPVELEFSQVGKLN from the coding sequence ATGACAGATAAGACCGAAAACTTGAATACGGGCGGCACAACGCTGTCACCACTTGAGGGCGAAGGTCTACGTGGCGATGGTACCGCTAAGTGGTACGTAATCCATACGTATTCTGGTTATGAGAACAAGGTTAAGACTAACATCGAGAAGATGGTAGAGTACAGAGGAATGCAGGATCTCATCCTTGAGGTTACGATTCCTACTGAGGATAGAGTCGAGATTAAGAATGGCCAGAGAAAGGTCAAGACTAGAAAGCTTTATCCTGGTTATGTAGTCATCAAGATGATTGTCAACAACGAGACCTGGTATCTAGTGCGCAACACAGAGGGCGTTACGGGGTTCGTGGGTCACGGTTCGGATCCTATTCCACTAACTAAAGAAGAAGTGGTTAGGATGGGCGTTGAGAAAATGCGCATCGACCTGGATGTTGAGACTGGCGACACAATTCGTATTATCGGTGGACCTTTCGAGGGCCAGATGGGTATCGTTGAGGATATCAGTCCTGATAAGCAGATTGTTAAGGCAAAGGTATCGATGTTCGGTAGAGATACACCTGTAGAGCTCGAGTTCTCGCAGGTGGGAAAACTTAACTAA
- the rplK gene encoding 50S ribosomal protein L11: protein MAKKIDGYIKLQIPAGGATPAPPVGPALGQKSVNIMDFCKQFNAKTQDQQGMIIPVVITVYTDRSFTFVCKTPPAAVLIKKAAGIDKASGEPNKTKVASITYAQAEEIAKTKMQDLNAATLEAATDMIKGTARSMGVTVTE from the coding sequence ATGGCAAAGAAGATCGACGGCTATATCAAGCTTCAGATCCCTGCAGGAGGAGCAACACCAGCACCACCAGTTGGACCTGCCCTAGGTCAGAAGAGTGTCAACATCATGGACTTCTGTAAGCAGTTCAATGCTAAGACTCAGGATCAGCAGGGAATGATCATTCCAGTTGTAATCACAGTTTACACAGACAGATCATTCACATTCGTGTGCAAGACTCCACCAGCAGCAGTACTTATCAAGAAGGCAGCAGGCATTGATAAGGCATCGGGCGAACCTAACAAGACAAAGGTTGCATCGATTACATATGCTCAGGCAGAGGAAATTGCGAAGACTAAGATGCAGGACCTCAATGCGGCTACACTTGAGGCAGCTACTGATATGATCAAGGGTACTGCTCGCAGCATGGGAGTTACTGTAACAGAGTAA
- the rplA gene encoding 50S ribosomal protein L1, producing MAKKSKRYSAIMESFDKTQTYDVAEAVKNVKSFANAKFDETVEMHIRLGVDGRHADQQVRGATVLPHGTGKSKKVLVFAKGAKAEEAEAAGADYVGAEDLAEKIQKENWFDFDSVVATPDMMGVVGRLGKVLGPKGLMPNPKSGTVTMDVQKALEEIKAGKVEYRLDKANIIHVIIGKCSFTEEQLVENANALIQVVAKAKPAAAKGQYFKSVTVTSTMGPGVKISTASLS from the coding sequence ATGGCTAAGAAAAGCAAAAGATACAGCGCAATCATGGAGTCGTTCGACAAGACACAGACTTATGATGTTGCAGAAGCTGTAAAGAACGTAAAGAGCTTTGCTAATGCGAAGTTCGATGAGACTGTTGAGATGCACATTCGTCTAGGTGTAGACGGAAGACACGCAGACCAGCAGGTTAGAGGCGCAACTGTACTTCCGCACGGAACAGGTAAGAGCAAGAAGGTTCTTGTTTTTGCTAAGGGTGCTAAGGCTGAAGAGGCAGAGGCAGCTGGTGCAGATTATGTAGGCGCAGAGGATCTTGCAGAAAAGATCCAGAAGGAAAACTGGTTCGACTTTGATTCAGTAGTTGCTACACCGGACATGATGGGCGTTGTAGGACGTCTAGGTAAGGTTCTCGGTCCTAAGGGACTTATGCCAAACCCTAAGTCAGGCACTGTAACAATGGACGTACAGAAGGCACTTGAAGAGATCAAAGCAGGTAAGGTAGAGTACCGTCTTGACAAGGCTAACATTATCCATGTAATTATCGGTAAGTGCTCATTCACTGAGGAGCAGCTAGTTGAAAACGCTAACGCTCTAATCCAGGTTGTTGCTAAGGCTAAGCCAGCAGCTGCTAAGGGTCAGTACTTCAAGAGTGTTACTGTTACATCGACAATGGGACCTGGAGTTAAGATCAGCACAGCATCCCTAAGCTAA